One genomic window of Tachypleus tridentatus isolate NWPU-2018 chromosome 12, ASM421037v1, whole genome shotgun sequence includes the following:
- the LOC143233704 gene encoding YTH domain-containing family protein 1-like isoform X3, with amino-acid sequence MSTSVDQHMKAQGSSVSNGPKDTVKDEDFDSWRNQPQQAYNAPMPSTSMGDPYMPSYYPSMSFPYLNQGLGDGAWSNGGDPMTFLGGYGGQIGGGDQHSHYIDGMFGQSSFTGYSQGFNFFHGGSGDYSAWGNSGMGGRKPGPTGHGYHDDYYRDTYEQAVDRGVLKHVEQGMGGLSLSDQKTEMQFSKDGCHKPGVAPGPGPLMTDHQLAKKFIASAVEHFSMVGPGSGVPGQPVGSKKMTWASIASQPATPQQRCKPKCIPPAPMLQGKHNTSSMDIGTWESKNGNGPIIGEKMGPPLPPSQTRSAPWGNPRVGRNNGPSGHGYMTPPQQTQQISLAQNHLSVGGDGFPTHPVLDKLCMENSYNPKDFDMNPKNARFFIIKSYSEDDIHRSIKYSIWCSTEHGNKRLDAAFHEREGKGPIFLFFSVNGSGHFCGMAQMVSKVDYGASSGVWAQDKWKGQFKVKWIYVKDVPNSQLRHIKLENNENKPVTNSRDTQEVPSEKGKQVLKIVHNFRHSTSIFDDFLHYEKRQEEDEQRRTQPRGNRGQPEH; translated from the exons GCATATAATGCACCAATGCCTTCGACTAGTATGGGTGATCCATACATGCCTAGCTACTATCCATCTATGTCCTTTCCATACCTTAATCAAGGCTTAGGTGATGGTGCATGGAGCAATGGGGGAGATCCAATGACCTTCCTTGGTGGATATGGTGGACAAATAGGAGGTGGTGATCAGCATTCCCATTACATAGATGGTATGTTTGGTCAAAGTAGTTTCACCGGTTATAGCCAAGGTTTTAACTTCTTTCATGGTGGAAGTGGTGACTATTCAGCTTGGGGTAACTCAGGAATGGGAGGGCGTAAACCAGGGCCTACCGGGCATGGCTACCACGATGACTACTATCGAGATACGTATGAGCAAGCTGTAGACCGTGGGGTTCTGAAACATGTTGAACAAGGGATGGGAGGATTGTCCCTCAGTGACCAGAAGACAGAAATGCAGTTCTCAAAAGATGGATGTCATAAACCAGGAGTAGCCCCTGGGCCAGGACCTTTAATGACTGATCATCAATTAGCAAAAAAATTTATAGCATCTGCAGTGGAACATTTTTCTATGGTTGGCCCTGGATCAGGAGTTCCAGGACAACCAGTTGGTTCTAAGAAGATGACTTGGGCATCTATTGCTAGCCAACCTGCCACACCTCAACAAAGGTGTAAACCTAAGTGTATTCCTCCAGCACCCATGTTGCAAGGAAAACATAATACATCCAGCATGGACATTGGCACATGGGAAAGTAAAAATGGCAATGGACCTATCATTGGGGAGAAAATGGGGCCACCACTTCCGCCTTCACAAACAAGATCAGCCCCATGGGGAAATCCCCGTGTTGGGCGAAATAATGGACCATCTGGACATGGGTATATGACACCTCCACAACAAACTCAGCAAATTTCTTTAGCTCAGAACCACCTGTCAGTTGGGGGAGATGGATTTCCTACTCATCCAGTCCTCGATAAACTCTGTATGGAAAACAGTTACAACCCTAAAGATTTTGATATGAATCCTAAAAATGCCAGGTTTTTCATAATCAAATCATATTCAGAAGATGATATACATCGGTCCATCAAGTATTCAATCTGGTGTTCGACAGAACATGGTAATAAACGTTTGGATGCTGCATTTCATGAACGTGAAGGAAAGGGCCCAATCTTTTTGTTCTTCAGTGTGAATGGATCAGGACATTTCTGTGGAATGGCTCAGATGGTCTCAAAGGTAGACTATGGTGCATCCTCAGGTGTCTGGGCTCAGGACAAATGGAAGGGTCAGTTTAAGGTAAAATGGATCTATGTGAAGGATGTGCCGAATTCACAACTCCGTCACATCAAACtggaaaacaatgaaaacaaacctGTAACAAACTCTCGTGACACTCAAGAAGTTCCCAGTGAGAAGGGTAAACAAGTGTTGAAGATTGTGCATAACTTTAGACACTCCACATCTATCTTTGATGATTTTCTTCATTATGAAAAACGTCAGGAAGAAGATGAACAGCGTAGGACCCAG ccTCGAGGAAATAGAGGACAACCGGAACATTAA
- the LOC143233705 gene encoding uncharacterized protein LOC143233705, with protein sequence MANRKELSSDLKNRIIVKYKSRVSLSGIAKQLNVPKSTVQSIIDKYKLTGSIANLPRSGRPTKISERTKRKVLREVSRNPRLTRNDVQKLVRETGVEVSTSTVTNMLRSSGFRARRPSRTPYLKPVNLEARLRMKMMKNYENADCKSDSRSRSCDDSYESESKIEKE encoded by the exons atggcgaacaggaaagaactgtccagtgatttaaaaaaccgaattattgtaaaatacaagtctcgggtgtctctttctggtattgctaaacaacttaatgtgccgaaatctactgttcaaagcataattgacAAGtataagcttacaggatcaattgctaacctccctcgctccggacgccccaccaagaTTTCAGAGAGAActaagaggaaggttctcagagaagttagtaggaaccctcgtttaacgcGTAATGAcgtacagaaactggtaagggaaactggggttgaagtaagcacctctacagttacgaacatgttacgctcttctgggttcagaGCACGCCGTCCTAGtcgaactccatatttaaagcctgttaatttagaagcacgattgag AATGAAAATgatgaaaaattatgaaaatgctGATTGCAAGAGTGACAGTAGGAGCAGATCTTGTGATGACAGTTATGAATCTGAATCCAAAATTGAGAAAGAATAA
- the LOC143233704 gene encoding YTH domain-containing family protein 2-like isoform X4, producing MSTSVDQHMKAQGSSVSNGPKDTVKDEDFDSWRNQPQQAYNAPMPSTSMGDPYMPSYYPSMSFPYLNQGLGDGAWSNGGDPMTFLGGYGGQIGGGDQHSHYIDGMFGQSSFTGYSQGFNFFHGGSGDYSAWGNSGMGGRKPGPTGHGYHDDYYRDTYEQAVDRGVLKHVEQGMGGLSLSDQKTEMQFSKDGCHKPGVAPGPGPLMTDHQLAKKFIASAVEHFSMVGPGSGVPGQPVGSKKMTWASIASQPATPQQRCKPKCIPPAPMLQGKHNTSSMDIGTWESKNGNGPIIGEKMGPPLPPSQTRSAPWGNPRVGRNNGPSGHGYMTPPQQTQQISLAQNHLSVGGDGFPTHPVLDKLCMENSYNPKDFDMNPKNARFFIIKSYSEDDIHRSIKYSIWCSTEHGNKRLDAAFHEREGKGPIFLFFSVNGSGHFCGMAQMVSKVDYGASSGVWAQDKWKGQFKVKWIYVKDVPNSQLRHIKLENNENKPVTNSRDTQEVPSEKGKQVLKIVHNFRHSTSIFDDFLHYEKRQEEDEQRRTQSNTVGVVT from the exons GCATATAATGCACCAATGCCTTCGACTAGTATGGGTGATCCATACATGCCTAGCTACTATCCATCTATGTCCTTTCCATACCTTAATCAAGGCTTAGGTGATGGTGCATGGAGCAATGGGGGAGATCCAATGACCTTCCTTGGTGGATATGGTGGACAAATAGGAGGTGGTGATCAGCATTCCCATTACATAGATGGTATGTTTGGTCAAAGTAGTTTCACCGGTTATAGCCAAGGTTTTAACTTCTTTCATGGTGGAAGTGGTGACTATTCAGCTTGGGGTAACTCAGGAATGGGAGGGCGTAAACCAGGGCCTACCGGGCATGGCTACCACGATGACTACTATCGAGATACGTATGAGCAAGCTGTAGACCGTGGGGTTCTGAAACATGTTGAACAAGGGATGGGAGGATTGTCCCTCAGTGACCAGAAGACAGAAATGCAGTTCTCAAAAGATGGATGTCATAAACCAGGAGTAGCCCCTGGGCCAGGACCTTTAATGACTGATCATCAATTAGCAAAAAAATTTATAGCATCTGCAGTGGAACATTTTTCTATGGTTGGCCCTGGATCAGGAGTTCCAGGACAACCAGTTGGTTCTAAGAAGATGACTTGGGCATCTATTGCTAGCCAACCTGCCACACCTCAACAAAGGTGTAAACCTAAGTGTATTCCTCCAGCACCCATGTTGCAAGGAAAACATAATACATCCAGCATGGACATTGGCACATGGGAAAGTAAAAATGGCAATGGACCTATCATTGGGGAGAAAATGGGGCCACCACTTCCGCCTTCACAAACAAGATCAGCCCCATGGGGAAATCCCCGTGTTGGGCGAAATAATGGACCATCTGGACATGGGTATATGACACCTCCACAACAAACTCAGCAAATTTCTTTAGCTCAGAACCACCTGTCAGTTGGGGGAGATGGATTTCCTACTCATCCAGTCCTCGATAAACTCTGTATGGAAAACAGTTACAACCCTAAAGATTTTGATATGAATCCTAAAAATGCCAGGTTTTTCATAATCAAATCATATTCAGAAGATGATATACATCGGTCCATCAAGTATTCAATCTGGTGTTCGACAGAACATGGTAATAAACGTTTGGATGCTGCATTTCATGAACGTGAAGGAAAGGGCCCAATCTTTTTGTTCTTCAGTGTGAATGGATCAGGACATTTCTGTGGAATGGCTCAGATGGTCTCAAAGGTAGACTATGGTGCATCCTCAGGTGTCTGGGCTCAGGACAAATGGAAGGGTCAGTTTAAGGTAAAATGGATCTATGTGAAGGATGTGCCGAATTCACAACTCCGTCACATCAAACtggaaaacaatgaaaacaaacctGTAACAAACTCTCGTGACACTCAAGAAGTTCCCAGTGAGAAGGGTAAACAAGTGTTGAAGATTGTGCATAACTTTAGACACTCCACATCTATCTTTGATGATTTTCTTCATTATGAAAAACGTCAGGAAGAAGATGAACAGCGTAGGACCCAG agcaACACAGTTGGTGTTGTTACCTAG